The Metarhizium brunneum chromosome 5, complete sequence sequence TCGTTGACGCCGGTGCACGTGTGAGATGGCTGCTGTCGGGAGAGAGTCTTGCATGACACAAGGCTGCCCCGAAACTACGGAGTTGGCAAGGACGACTCGGTGCGCTCTTGCTTGGATTGGGTGATGGAAATGCGGGATGCGATGGCATTTGCTGGCTAGCGTCTTGCTAGAAGGGCTGACTTATGTTGCTAACTTGATAGGGTTGAATGGTTTGCGCCTGCTCCTGAGAAGCAGACGCCAAACAGAGTGAACCTGACATCACATGACATCGTTCCCGTGGCGCGCGGCATGTCGTTTTTGCTTATTGACTTTACCTGGTCTTTTGTTTACCCCCTTTAGGAGGGCTTAactactacctaggtaggtatgctgtattttcttcttttcacCACGGCAAGTACGATGAGCAGGATCCGTTGAATGTTGCACTTTCTTCGGGCCGAGcactttcttttctttttctcacGTCACGGTGCCTTTGCACGATGCAGGTGTGTCTTGGGGCTACCCAAGTTTAGGACATCATCCTTGGATTTacgggttcaatgttgggactGGCGAGACTAATAAGTGACAGTTGGATGGATAGCACAACCTTAATTTAGGGGACGCATAAAGAAAGTCACTCTgcttttcttattatttttggTATTATACTATTTTGATGGAAGAGTCAAATCAAAGTTTCatagctacctaggtaggtacttggAGCGACTCTGGCATCGAAACTCTGCTGTTGGACGGCGCGCCAAGCACAAAGCCGGCAACGGCCACAGGTGACAGAACCATACCGGCGTGCCTTACTAAGAGACGCGAGCGTGTCGCGAACAACTTGGCTGTTGCATCAGAGGCAAGAAGGCATGGGCTTGGGTTGGTTTAGGCTTCGGCCAaccaaggaaaaggaaacCTGGGGGCCTGAGGTCGAGGTCTGAGGTCTGAGGTCGAGGTCTGAGACCAGGCGTGGGACGTGTCCAGCCTCGAGTTACGTACTGCTACTGTTACTGTACGTTGCCATCCTCATTGTTAGGTACTTAGAGGTCAGCTTATCGTGGGAGCTCTGGGCCAGACAGTGGAACGCAAATTGAAGTGGTTGCAGGACCCACTCAACCACTTTTTTGTCGCGGCAACATTTGCGGAGGTTGACATGCCTCGACGAGGagttggcgacggcagccaacaagggcgaggacgaggcagGCGGCAACTTGGCTCCAAGCGCATAACTGGGTAgggggtacggagtacggaggagGCAGTGACAGGATTTCCCTTGGAGTTGTAGTATTTCGTGTCCATCTCCCACCCAAGCGTCCAACCATTGACGAATCATGTCTCGCCGTGTTGCGGAATAGTCTAATATGAATACTtcgtatacggagtacgtactccgtagtagttGCTTTCATTTGTGTCCTGCTCGCCTGTGCGACGTGGGCAATGACCTATTATTTACTGTTTGCTTCATGTCACGGCCCACATCACAGCAGACACATCGCACACTTGCGCACTTGCGCACTTGAGCACTCTAGAGACGGCGCCGGAGTGACGTTCTGTGGTACTCGGTActagtacttaagtagttatCTGGAAACAAGAAATCGGCCTCTGACTCTGTACTGACAGATATACGTATGACTCATCACTAGGCACTGTGAGCGAGTGAAGACCTGATGGCTGAATCAAATAAGCTGAGAAGACTGTCCCTGCATTTTGCCTTCTCGTCCATGATGTGCTGCATAACGGTAAAGCCGTGCCAAGTCTCCCGGCCGTACTCCGCAATTATTATACAACAGAGCATGGAGTTATGCGCACCGGTCCAGCAACGGCATTAGCAGAAGGAAACACGCCACAATTCTTTTGCAGAAACATCCAAACCCACACTACGGGAGTAGGCTTCATGCTTTGTGCAAACCTTGGTACCTGCGTGCCTAGGTGCGCGAGAGATGACGATGCGGCATTGAGCCCTCATCGCACCGTGGAAGTGACCAACGGGCTGCTTGGTTTGGGCATGTGCTTGCGTTTAATAGCTAGCGTCCTAGAAGAAGAGACTCGGCGCCGTGCTCCATCAAATCGACAATGCCGGGCCAGTACTGGCCTTGGTTTATCAAGTTCACAAAGTTGTTTGGACTGCTTGCTAAAAAAGTTACTCTCTGGTGGCGCGGCGCGAGAGAGCAAACCAGTAGTGTTGAGTGACGGCCACTTGGCGTCAGTGTATCCTGCGTCAAAATTGGCCGGAATGCCGCACTGTATGAGCGGGCGACACGCGTGAGTATGTATACAGTGTGCGCAAAAGCAGTCTTGTCACACACGACGGGCCCGGCCCATCGAGGCTAGCCTCCTGAAGGTGTGTCGCACCGGTCACTGTATCAACTATTGACACattgtgtctggtggtgCTTCAGTGTCAATGGTGCGCTGCGGCACAGCCCTGGAGCGCTACGGACAGTACATGCACCCACTGTATGTACCGACCAGGCGCTTCCCTGCCCTAAGCCGGGCGCCTCCAGTGGACGTTGAGTGCCATGACCACGGGCCACGGGCCACGGgccagcagccgccagcaCTGAGACCAGTTAGTTGAGTTGTCGCGGCAGGGGACATGGACGGTCCCGGCTCTTTCCCCTTCCGCCCATCTGAGGCTCCATGCCCCATGCGCTCCCATGGTCTCCCGCGTTTCCCAGCCAGGCTCGcatactagtactccgtactagtactaatatcCTGCTGCCCAAAATTTTCTTGCGGAACCTCCTCCCAAACCCTCACCACTCCAACCAAAACACCACCGTCTGGTCTAGGTGGATTATTTTCCTCACCAGACCCTTTTCTCCCCTCTCCCCTCTGTTGGTATTGGGTTCTTCTTCTGTGTCTCGCTTGCCAGAAGACTAATAGTCCCTCTGCTCAGATCCAGCATcccgtcctcgccctccgCCGTGCTCCTCGTGCCTCGCGACGCCTGCGGTCCGCGCTTGgtcggcttttttttttccactCCTTGgcccttttttcttctggcTTGCTTTGGGAATTTGTCTTTCTCCAAACCGCCATCAGTTGCCAGCTCTTTATTTAATCATTTTCGCGTGCCTTTCTTGGCGACCTgttcgtcttcttcttcaacagcaaacctggtttttttttgggctgCTTTGGAGTCGAGTCCACCACACTTCGAGAGCGAGCTGCGAGACTCCATAAAAAAGTTTCTCGACCACAATCCGCCGCCCTCTTTAATTTCGGCATCTGTCCATCGGCCTTCCGcatcagcaacagcctcCTTGTCAATCCTCTTGCGATCCGACAAGACTGCTCCCCTTATGACGTCGCCTGCGAATCAGCAGAACCCGATCCCGGCGCCCAATACCTCCGCGACCACGGCGACTTCTTATGCCTCCGCTGCAGGTGCGCCTAAGAAAGCTGCTCAACCGTCCCAAGTCGCAACTGGTTCCCAACCTCCTGTCGTGGTtggttcttcttctgcctctCTGGCACAGAATGCGAACacctcctcgtcatcttctgtGAACGGCAAACCCGCCGTCGCCCCTGCTGTCCCTGCTGTTGCCCGCGGTAGCTCTACCAACGGCTCCGGCGTGGACCACTCGAGAAAAGTTtccgtcaccatggctgccaacGGCCCCAACTCCTACGCGGCCAACGGTGGTGCCAAATCTGGCATTCAGTTTGGCTTCGATTCGCCTGCCATGGCACACAGCACTCCTCATACTGCCAACGCTGCCCCTATCCCTATTCCTGGAGCCGGCAACCATCGCGTGCCTTCGCCCGCCCACTCTCCTTCTCCGATTCCCCAGCCATCTGCCAGCGGTGGTCGACCTCCTTCCGGTCTGCCGGGCAGTGGCCAGATGACATTTGGCAGCCTCAGTAGCGATGGCGAGgtaagaaaaagaagagttGGAAAAGAGTAGACTGCTCTGGTCCTTCACTGTTCCCACATCTCAACTCCCCCCCTTGGCACCCCAATCTCTAAGCACAGACGGCATCGCTAACTTCTGACTCTTGTAGCGCCACATGAGACAGGGCTCTGTCCCTCCTAACCCGAGTGCAATGGGATCGCAGCCCGGAGCCCATTATAGACGCGAGTCGAGCCACTCTGTCCAGGGTGATAACCGAGCCAACTTCCCTCCTCaaggcggccgtggccgaggaTTCAATCCTCACAACCAGTACAACAATCAGATGGGATACCCACCCAACAACCAGTTCAGAAACGGTCCCGGCCAGGGCCGTGGAATGCCTCCGTCATTCCAGCCTCAGCCGCGCAACATGCCGTATCCCAACTCTCCCCAGCCGGCCCGAAGCCCTGCTCTCGTCCCGTCGATGCCGAATACTCCCAATATGCCTCCTGCGACGATGCAGCCGAATATGACCATGGGTACACCTCCTCAGTACCATTATCCGCCTCCAATGGCACCTCAGCATCAACAAGTACAGCCCCCTCTCCCCGACGTGTCTGATAAGTTGCATTTCAAGTCTttcaagaagagcaaggctCGCCGCGACCACGCCAAGTCCCTGCAGTCAGGGCGCCTATTGGACTCTATACGCGAGCTACGCGGAAGCGACCCTAGTCAGCCTCAACGCCGTTTCCAGCAGCGGCCAGAGCAACAGTGGCGTGACCGTGATATTGGTAGCAGTCGAAGTGAAGTGTCCGGTGGCGACGTTAGGTCGGCAGTGTAATACCACaatcatcatctccatcatcatgcTCCTCCACCTCTGCCCAAGTTTGCCCCTCAAGACGCATCTTCTCTTGATTTATCTCCCGAAAGTGGTGGATTTGAACTTTGGCTGACTATGAAGCATCAGAACTATGGCTATCCTCCGCAGCAGATGGATCAGTACGGCCGAcccatgtccatgccatATGGCTACAACAATGTTCCGCCGTACATGGGCCCTCCCCAAACTAACCCTCCAGCGTATAACCAGCAGTTTGCGCCCCCCTATGCTCCCCAACAAAGCCACAGCATGTCTCGCACCCCGTCGCAACCCGAGCGACCTTCCAGCGCCAACCAGCAAGGCCAacccctcgtcgtcggctcaTCGCAGCCTCCCAACTCTCAGGGTAAACCTGGACCCAACAACTTTGTCAAGCCTAGGAAGAGCGCGGCTATTCAGATCAAGAATGCCGCTGGTGAAGTTGTGGACACGTCAACTTTCAAGCAACCTGTTTCCCCTGCTCCCACTGGTCAGCCGTCGAAAACTCCTCCAGTTCTGGCCTCAACTCCTACTCCTCCCCCCAAATCATCCACACCTGCTGCCCATGGTCGCTCTGAGAGCACGGCTACccccaagacggccaaggagATTCAGGATGAGTTGAAGGAGAAGATTAAGCAAGCTACACAGGGAGCTGCTGCTAATGAAGCCAAGAACAAGGAGCAGGCTGTTGCTACTACAACCAAGGCGCCGGCCGACGGCTCTGCCGAGAAAGATGCTGCCGCTGCCTCTACTGCTACTCCCAAGGTCGAGGCTCCTAAGGAAACTGACAAAGTTGAGGAGCCAAACAAGGCTGAAGAGGAGAAGCCGCCCGCTGAGCCTGTCGCAGACAATGGCGACACGGAAGAGGATGAAATTGAGCGCATGATTCGGGAAATGGAAGAGGCCGATGCCAAACgcgagaaggaagaagaagagcaccGTAAGCGGGCTGAAGCCGAAAAGGCtgaacaaaagaagaaggatgaAGAAAATCGCAAGTCCAGCGCTGCCGATGAAGACCGCAGACTCCGGGAGCAGGAACGCGAGATGGAACGCCTggaggaggaaaaggagCGACGTCAAAAGGAGGCTGAAGCCTCTGGCAAGACAATGTCAGTTGCAGAGGCCCTTGCTGCTGCCCGAAGTGTCAGGGACGGCGACGCCGCCAATGTCGACTCTGTTACCGACAAACTGTCTGGCATGAAGATTGCTGAAGAGAAGGCTACTGGCGATGCCGCTGGTCAGAAACGCTCAGCCAAGCCTGCCGCCCTCAACCTAACACCTCTCAACACCAAGCCTGTCGATCCTCCTCAGCCCAGTGCAGCTCTTCAGTCCCTCAAGTCCTCTCGGTTCCTGCAGGTCATGGATCAGGAGATTTACCCGACTGGCATCAACTCCCCGAACCCTGCATTGAACGCCGCTGTCGCTAAGAAGGGCAAGAGCTTCAAGTATGACGCTGCTTTCCTGCTGCAGTTCCAAAAGGTCTTCACCGAGCAACCCTCTGTAGAGTTCCACCAGCAGGTCAAGTCCCTAATCGGAGACGGTGACCGTTCTGCTCGCGCCCAGACGCCTAGACAGCCTTCTAACCGCGGCAGCAACACCTTCTCCATGGGGACGTTCAACGCTCCTCCAGGCCGCACGCTGCCGTCAGGTACTACCTCCGAGCAGcgcatggccatgtccagtgGCACCATGCCTCGACCCCCCGTTGGCTCAATTGGATCATTCCGAGGCCCTGGTGGTGGGTTCCCAGGCACCGCCATGTCTCGTACCTCATCACAGTCTAGAGCCGCCGGCCCCAACTCGCCCAGTGGCCGCCAGTCTAGCCGCTCTACCCGCGGTAGCCGACGTgatttcaacaccaaggaAGCCCAGGCTGCTAAGACCATGCCCCTAACCGCTGGTCAGGAGATCAAACCGATTGCCGTCACTTCCAGCGGTTGGAAGCCGACCAGTGTTGGCAACAAGCCTTCTGCGTCTGCTCCtgctgccaatgccagcGGTTACCTTGACCCTGAATTGGTGCAGAGAAAGGTCAAGGCCGCCCTCAACAAGATGACCCCGGAGAACTTTGACAGAATCGCCGACCAGATCCTCACGATTGCCGGGCAATCCAAGGATGAGTCTGATGGCCGCACTCTCCGTCAAGTCATTCAGCTTACCTTTGAAAAGGCCACTGATGAAGCGCACTGGGCTTCCATGTACGCCAAGTTCTGCAAGCGTATGCTTGAGAACATGAGCGCAGACGTTCGCGACGAGCGCATCAAGGATAAAAATGGCAACGTTGTCAGTGGTGGCAATTTGTTCAGGAAGTACCTTCTCAACAGATGCCAGGAAGAGTTTGAGCGTGGCTGGAGCTCTAATTCGCCTCAACTTaaggaggaagagggtgCAGAGGACAGCTCCAAGAAGACGCTTGGTGACGCAGCTATGCTGTCTGATGAATACTAcgaagctgccgccgccaagcgacgtggtcttggtctcgtcCAGTTCATCGGTGAGCTGTACAAGCTCGGCATGTTGACTGAGCGTATCATGCACGAATGTGTTCACAAACTTGTCGACTATAAGGGTGTCCCTGATGAGGCCGAAATTGAGTCCCTCAGCAAGCTGTTGCGCACCATTGGTGCCAATTTGGATGCCACCGAAAAGGGCCGTCCCATGATGGACGCTTACTTCCAACGCATTCAGAACATGGCTGAGCTTCCTGAGCTGCAGAGCAGAATGAAGTTTATGCTTATGGATGTTCTTGATTTGCGTAGGGCCAACTGGGTCTCCAAGGAAGCCAACAAGGGCCCCAAGACTCTCGATGAAGTGCgtgccgaagccgaagcccaggctgccaaggcccaagAGTCCGCTCGAACCAACTCTCGTGGCGgtcctggccgccctgcCATGGGCCGTGGTGACGCTCGCAACTTTTCTGGCGGCTATGTGCAGCAAACCAGCAACCAGGTTGGCATGGACGACCTCCGACGTCTCAAGGGCTCTGCTAGCAGAACCGCGAGCCAGAACGTCACCCTTGGTCCATCCTCTATGTTTGCTTCCCGTAGTAACAGTGGCCGACGTCTCGGACCGGGAGGCTCCCTGGGTCGTCCTGGTGAAGACTCTGGAGCATCGTCTCGAACTGGGACTCCTCCCAATCGTGATAGCACCTCCAACACGAACGCATTCAGGTGAGAAGAGGATCCTGCCCATCTCTTGTACTGTGAGACTAATATGCTAATCTGACAATAGCCTACTCGCGAATATGGTAGATGCCGAACACCCCGCCTCACCTCCATCCGCAGGACCCTCTCCTCttctggccaaggctgttCCCGACAGCGATAAGAAGGAGAGCGagtaagaaaagaaaaacctAATCAGTGTcgtaattttttttctcggtGTCCTTGCATTTCGGGTGATAGACTTGGCGGGTTCTGTTTCTTTTTGCATTTACAGGGCTTCTACATTTTAATTCCATTTTGCGTTCTTACATGTTTGAGAAGAATCAAAAGTTGCGCGCCGCATTTTTTTTGAACCCACGATACCTCACCCATAGACTATTTGAGATCAGAACGGGGAAGTCTCTCGCCAGACGCAGAAAGGGAACTGTGGGCGGCGGTAACAGAACAGGCAGAGCAGTTTTGCGCCAGAAAAGCATTTCtcgcattttttttttcatcgcGGTGCCGGATTGTTTCCCCTTCAGCCTTTCCCTTTGCTTGCCCCTCGGTTTTGTTCCAACATCTTCTGATTCTTGTCGAGggacgccaacaccaagcatGGTATATGAGGGCCTTTGTTGATGCTGTCTAGCTACCTCGCGTTCGATTGGATGAAAGCAGAATCGAGACTACTGATAGGAAAGCATGTGGCAATGAaggcgatgacgaggtcgGAGAAGGTGAATGCACAAAAGGTGGTTGAGATTTGTTCGTTTGTCTTTTTATGAGATGATATATGCCCGGGCAGGTTTTCAACTTTGCTGTCATACCAGCGCAGTTGAGTCCATGGGCGGACTTTGGAGATTTCGCTTCCAAGAGGGGGCAAGGAAGGTCAAAAAACCATGAAATTCGCAAGGGGGTCATGCCGTGTTGTTCAGGAAAGCTGGAGCATTCCTTACTTTCCACTAGCTGTTACCGAGCAAAGACTCAGCTGCATGGAGAGTTCACCAGTCGCCATAGGTGTCTTCCTGTCGCTTTGCTTAAACTTCTGTAACTCGCTTGCCGAGGATCGGAGAAACAATGAACGGATGCTTTTTTGTTGGGAATCAGTGGCTGCACCTTTTTTTTACTGTATATCTAATTTATGGAGCACTTGGGGCTGATTTTCATCAGTTGACGGAAATTCATATTTGTTCATGATCTGTTTGTTTCTACTAAATGCTTTGTGTGTCTGAATCACTCATGTGTCATCAATTTTTATGTAGATTAGTATCGCTACGTATCGCCATGAAGCAATAATTCGTTCAACTACTATAGACGTGAAAGGCACTGCCATTTTTAACGGCCAACGCCGTTCAACCTCGAAAACTAAAGTTATGGTGATGTTGTATTCGTTTCAAAATCAAGCTACGTAATATAATGAAAAACCCTGGAATGCTCTCCGGTTGCTACAGCCAACTTGATCTTAACCAATGAGTAACGCCcattaaaaaaaaccttgCTCGTCGTCCGCTATATACAAGTTCTGTCGGGATATTATATCAACAGCGCGCCGTTAAACCATAAATCAAGTCATTCACCCAACGCCTTCATGATATATCCAAATGCAATTATACTCACACTCATAGCTATCCATTGAATACCCTTCTGTTGTTGCCAAGCTCTTACGCTGCAGCAAGCAGCTTGTTGAATCCGAGTTTGGCGAAGAGCGTATCCATGGCTACCCACTGTCGGCCGCACTTATCGAGATACTTGTCAACGATGCCCTTGACTGTGCCAAATCTGACGCGGTTATGTTCCGCAAGAGCCAAGATTGTGTCCCTGCCCTGGCGTGAAAGAGTAGAGTTGTTTGTGTCGGTTGCCTTGCTGCGAGCCTTGTCTACGTCCCAGAGGCTCGAAAAATATACGAGTTGGTTGTAAATAGCCTTTTCTGTGTACTCGTAGCGCATACGTCCTAGGCAATCGCGCGCGAGGCCTTTCGGTCCCAGACAACGAGTACCATAGACGCTCATTTGCCTTGTGCGGTTACCACACTGAGAGTCGTCGCAGACAAGCCAACCCTCGTAGTAGCGAGATGTTTGACTGCGAACGGCATGTTCGACTTGGGCAACGACGGACAGAGTTGGGATCACTGCTCCACAACCGCCGCAGAGCACGCCGGATGCTGATACTCGATCAGGAGAGACGACAAGACCTTCAAACTTGGTGCTGACCTTGCACTTGCGGCATCGAAGAGATAACCTTGTGCAGTCGCCGAATCGTACCTCATCGGGGATTTGGGACTCGAGTGGATGGATCTCGAGATCATCGTTGG is a genomic window containing:
- the tif471 gene encoding Eukaryotic translation initiation factor 4 gamma, with amino-acid sequence MTSPANQQNPIPAPNTSATTATSYASAAGAPKKAAQPSQVATGSQPPVVVGSSSASLAQNANTSSSSSVNGKPAVAPAVPAVARGSSTNGSGVDHSRKVSVTMAANGPNSYAANGGAKSGIQFGFDSPAMAHSTPHTANAAPIPIPGAGNHRVPSPAHSPSPIPQPSASGGRPPSGLPGSGQMTFGSLSSDGERHMRQGSVPPNPSAMGSQPGAHYRRESSHSVQGDNRANFPPQGGRGRGFNPHNQYNNQMGYPPNNQFRNGPGQGRGMPPSFQPQPRNMPYPNSPQPARSPALVPSMPNTPNMPPATMQPNMTMGTPPQYHYPPPMAPQHQQVQPPLPDVSDKLHFKSFKKSKARRDHAKSLQSGRLLDSIRELRGSDPSQPQRRFQQRPEQQWRDRDIGSSRSEVSGGDNYGYPPQQMDQYGRPMSMPYGYNNVPPYMGPPQTNPPAYNQQFAPPYAPQQSHSMSRTPSQPERPSSANQQGQPLVVGSSQPPNSQGKPGPNNFVKPRKSAAIQIKNAAGEVVDTSTFKQPVSPAPTGQPSKTPPVLASTPTPPPKSSTPAAHGRSESTATPKTAKEIQDELKEKIKQATQGAAANEAKNKEQAVATTTKAPADGSAEKDAAAASTATPKVEAPKETDKVEEPNKAEEEKPPAEPVADNGDTEEDEIERMIREMEEADAKREKEEEEHRKRAEAEKAEQKKKDEENRKSSAADEDRRLREQEREMERLEEEKERRQKEAEASGKTMSVAEALAAARSVRDGDAANVDSVTDKLSGMKIAEEKATGDAAGQKRSAKPAALNLTPLNTKPVDPPQPSAALQSLKSSRFLQVMDQEIYPTGINSPNPALNAAVAKKGKSFKYDAAFLLQFQKVFTEQPSVEFHQQVKSLIGDGDRSARAQTPRQPSNRGSNTFSMGTFNAPPGRTLPSGTTSEQRMAMSSGTMPRPPVGSIGSFRGPGGGFPGTAMSRTSSQSRAAGPNSPSGRQSSRSTRGSRRDFNTKEAQAAKTMPLTAGQEIKPIAVTSSGWKPTSVGNKPSASAPAANASGYLDPELVQRKVKAALNKMTPENFDRIADQILTIAGQSKDESDGRTLRQVIQLTFEKATDEAHWASMYAKFCKRMLENMSADVRDERIKDKNGNVVSGGNLFRKYLLNRCQEEFERGWSSNSPQLKEEEGAEDSSKKTLGDAAMLSDEYYEAAAAKRRGLGLVQFIGELYKLGMLTERIMHECVHKLVDYKGVPDEAEIESLSKLLRTIGANLDATEKGRPMMDAYFQRIQNMAELPELQSRMKFMLMDVLDLRRANWVSKEANKGPKTLDEVRAEAEAQAAKAQESARTNSRGGPGRPAMGRGDARNFSGGYVQQTSNQVGMDDLRRLKGSASRTASQNVTLGPSSMFASRSNSGRRLGPGGSLGRPGEDSGASSRTGTPPNRDSTSNTNAFSLLANMVDAEHPASPPSAGPSPLLAKAVPDSDKKESE